Proteins from a single region of Pirellulales bacterium:
- a CDS encoding tetratricopeptide repeat protein produces MAIDERIEALLAAEKWDAARSLLEQELARAPEDHWLITQLGVVSYEQRKYPAALKQFVRSLEIVADCPLTLWNLAGTLDALGKVERAIPIYAALLRSKKSSADDPCWESPRWTDSLKADCIYRLGVCFQKLGKLKESEAYYRRYLDLLLAGVVGTYTADEVTQEIRLAHASQAKVDLAADARKTFRSAVRGLKASDDMFSLTQALLYSHDNKKLNRLQLRRDRKTGRKRPASSKRGL; encoded by the coding sequence ATGGCCATTGACGAACGAATCGAAGCGCTGCTCGCGGCCGAAAAATGGGATGCGGCGCGCTCGCTCCTGGAGCAAGAACTAGCCAGGGCGCCGGAGGACCACTGGCTGATTACCCAGCTTGGTGTCGTCAGCTATGAACAACGGAAATACCCCGCCGCCCTGAAGCAATTCGTACGGTCGCTGGAAATCGTCGCCGATTGCCCATTAACTCTCTGGAATCTGGCGGGAACGCTGGATGCGCTCGGTAAAGTTGAGCGTGCGATCCCGATTTATGCAGCGCTGCTCCGGAGCAAGAAGTCATCCGCCGATGACCCGTGCTGGGAAAGCCCCCGATGGACCGATTCGCTGAAGGCAGACTGCATCTATCGCCTTGGAGTATGCTTTCAGAAGTTGGGGAAACTCAAAGAATCGGAGGCGTACTATCGGCGCTATCTAGATCTTTTGCTGGCGGGGGTGGTAGGCACCTATACGGCAGACGAGGTAACCCAAGAAATTCGTCTGGCCCATGCGTCGCAGGCCAAAGTCGATCTTGCAGCCGACGCACGCAAGACTTTTCGTTCGGCAGTGCGCGGTCTGAAAGCGAGCGACGATATGTTCAGCCTCACGCAAGCCCTGCTTTATTCCCATGACAATAAGAAGCTGAATCGCCTGCAGCTGCGTCGTGATCGCAAAACGGGTCGGAAAAGGCCGGCGTCCTCTAAACGCGGCCTTTAG
- a CDS encoding thioesterase family protein: protein MSPQDNALFHRDGSVWHPQQLSVGPWSPDALHGGPVAALCVSVAEELLPEPNFVTTRLTLDLVKPVPTRPLEVRGEIYKQGRRVLLTEIEIQSGGKTVALASVQRTLRQPVELPDLSNSRVRLIPPPDCPDDFVAFDPEKMKVVPAPFLHHATELRTPRASALFERDPTEAWINVHANLLPGIPLSPAAAVVAAADYGNAIGAPLPPGPGLLFPNADLTVYLVRQPESAWVRMTPSTSWLPNGIGQTRCLLDDEQGMLGTSVVTLALANRT, encoded by the coding sequence TTGAGTCCGCAAGACAACGCCCTGTTCCACCGCGATGGTTCGGTCTGGCACCCGCAGCAGTTGAGCGTTGGCCCTTGGTCGCCCGATGCCTTGCATGGCGGTCCGGTGGCGGCGTTGTGCGTGTCGGTGGCAGAAGAACTGCTGCCCGAGCCGAACTTCGTGACCACCCGGCTCACGCTCGACCTGGTGAAGCCGGTTCCCACGCGGCCGCTCGAGGTGCGGGGCGAGATTTACAAACAAGGTCGCCGCGTTTTGTTGACCGAGATCGAAATCCAAAGTGGCGGGAAGACGGTGGCGCTGGCGAGCGTGCAGCGGACGTTGCGGCAGCCGGTCGAGCTGCCGGACCTGTCGAACAGCCGCGTGCGGTTGATTCCGCCCCCCGACTGCCCGGATGATTTCGTGGCCTTCGATCCCGAGAAGATGAAGGTCGTGCCGGCCCCTTTTCTGCACCACGCGACCGAGTTGCGCACGCCTCGTGCCTCGGCCCTTTTCGAGCGCGATCCGACCGAGGCGTGGATCAACGTGCATGCGAATCTGTTGCCTGGCATCCCCCTGTCGCCGGCGGCGGCCGTGGTTGCGGCGGCGGACTACGGCAATGCGATCGGCGCCCCCCTGCCCCCGGGACCGGGGCTCCTCTTTCCGAACGCCGACCTGACGGTTTATCTCGTCCGCCAGCCCGAAAGCGCCTGGGTGCGCATGACCCCTTCGACGTCGTGGCTCCCCAACGGGATCGGCCAGACGCGCTGCCTGCTCGACGACGAGCAAGGGATGCTCGGCACGTCGGTCGTGACGCTGGCACTGGCAAATCGCACGTAG
- a CDS encoding DUF1559 domain-containing protein: MRTRHGFTLVELLVVIAIIGILIALLLPAVQAAREAARRSSCTNHLKQLGLALHNYHEAVGCFPPGRLTYPVVYSPQAHLLPHLEQANLQNLIDFNVSFVGADNATWANANAARIPIETYTCPSDVGQVPASPFGAANYVGNVGSGTIDNGNLNIKVDGIFFKDSHVKFRDIVDGTTHTVAFAEMLLGNGSTDVTPTGESSHDPTHEVLVLPTGTLTTPENCTNPAKGSWWGERGVRWMQGSYGYSLYNHYYTPNSETCDCNASSRAAALTSARSNHPEGLNVVLCDGSVRFVSDSVTLEVWRGLSTRAGKEVPTEF, translated from the coding sequence ATGCGAACTCGACATGGTTTCACGCTGGTCGAGCTGTTGGTGGTGATCGCGATCATCGGCATTTTGATTGCGTTGTTGTTGCCGGCCGTGCAGGCGGCGCGCGAAGCGGCGCGTCGCAGTTCCTGCACGAATCACCTCAAACAGCTCGGACTGGCCTTGCACAACTATCACGAAGCGGTGGGCTGCTTCCCACCCGGCCGTCTGACCTATCCCGTCGTTTATTCGCCGCAGGCGCACCTGCTGCCGCATCTAGAACAGGCCAACCTGCAGAACTTGATCGACTTCAACGTCTCGTTCGTCGGCGCCGATAACGCGACTTGGGCGAACGCCAACGCGGCGCGCATCCCGATCGAGACCTATACCTGCCCGAGCGACGTGGGCCAGGTGCCCGCCTCTCCTTTCGGCGCCGCCAACTACGTCGGCAACGTTGGTAGTGGCACCATCGACAACGGAAACCTGAACATCAAGGTAGACGGCATCTTCTTCAAGGATTCGCATGTCAAATTCCGCGATATCGTCGACGGCACGACGCACACGGTGGCCTTTGCCGAGATGCTCTTGGGCAACGGCAGCACCGATGTGACGCCGACGGGAGAGTCCTCGCACGACCCCACGCACGAGGTGCTCGTGTTGCCGACCGGCACGCTTACGACGCCGGAAAACTGCACGAATCCGGCAAAGGGCTCGTGGTGGGGAGAGCGCGGCGTCCGTTGGATGCAGGGATCTTACGGCTACTCGCTCTACAACCACTACTACACTCCGAACTCGGAGACGTGCGATTGCAATGCCTCGTCGCGTGCCGCGGCGCTCACCTCGGCGCGGAGTAACCATCCGGAAGGCTTGAACGTCGTACTCTGCGACGGCAGCGTCCGCTTCGTCTCCGACAGTGTCACGCTCGAGGTGTGGCGCGGCTTGAGCACGCGCGCGGGCAAAGAAGTTCCCACCGAGTTCTAA
- a CDS encoding VOC family protein has translation MALGRNFLWATLLTAVAWHTGGRADEQATSVPEPARFHHVRLNVTDPAKSIRFYKRVFGAVPVDFRGVAPALFTERSFILFNQVEQAPDARLNTGIWHIGWGGVDVKNEYEWWKSHGVDIHTPLSPLPGRDNYYMYVSGPDKELIEINTMGHHRFAHVHYFCTDVNESVRWYAQHLGLRPRAGEVPKPKGDMSTLAGIWMNTIQCDNVTMIFFGKPDVEKSPPWWPDPPLKEIQPTQGRPIDHVAFSYRQIEPVFERMKAAGVEIVQPITFDERLKLKGFQVLGPDQVLVEVVEAKPIPEGVWDE, from the coding sequence ATGGCACTCGGGCGGAATTTCCTCTGGGCGACGCTGCTGACGGCCGTCGCGTGGCACACGGGCGGTCGGGCAGACGAACAGGCAACCTCGGTGCCAGAGCCGGCACGTTTTCATCACGTACGGCTCAACGTGACCGACCCCGCCAAGTCGATTCGCTTCTACAAGCGCGTCTTCGGCGCCGTGCCGGTCGATTTCCGCGGCGTCGCGCCAGCGCTCTTCACCGAGCGCTCGTTCATCCTCTTCAACCAGGTGGAACAAGCCCCCGATGCCAGGCTCAACACCGGCATCTGGCACATCGGCTGGGGGGGCGTCGACGTGAAGAATGAATACGAGTGGTGGAAATCGCACGGCGTCGATATCCACACACCACTTTCTCCCCTGCCGGGACGCGACAACTACTACATGTACGTCAGCGGACCCGACAAGGAGTTGATCGAGATCAACACCATGGGGCACCATCGCTTCGCCCACGTCCATTACTTCTGCACCGACGTGAACGAATCGGTCCGCTGGTATGCGCAGCACCTGGGGCTGCGGCCACGCGCGGGCGAAGTTCCCAAGCCCAAGGGAGACATGTCGACGTTGGCGGGCATCTGGATGAACACGATCCAGTGCGACAACGTGACGATGATCTTTTTCGGCAAGCCCGACGTGGAAAAATCACCCCCCTGGTGGCCCGATCCGCCGCTGAAGGAGATCCAACCGACCCAGGGACGGCCGATCGATCACGTGGCCTTCTCCTACCGGCAGATCGAGCCGGTCTTCGAACGGATGAAAGCCGCCGGCGTGGAGATCGTGCAACCGATCACGTTCGACGAGCGCCTCAAGCTGAAAGGCTTTCAGGTCCTGGGGCCCGACCAGGTGCTGGTCGAGGTGGTCGAAGCGAAACCGATCCCCGAAGGGGTCTGGGACGAGTGA
- a CDS encoding aspartate aminotransferase family protein, translating into MRPRCQQLLDDLRKAFPPPVSDPVHDAYVVYSISRALDQVDALKSQSPILGSPVEPDWQHARAETIAAQGLPIELVIPQLVRYLEGMFVWGHPRTQVNVVPPPSIASIIGVLLPATFNPNLVSDEGSRRLSEAEVRVAAMAADLVGYDAATSAGVFTFGGTGALLYAVKIGLEKAQPGSMRAGVEHGAVLFASEQSHYSVLNVSSWLGIGADQVVRIPTNTDNALRLDLLEAALRESLAAGKSIAAIVATLGTTDAFGLDDLAGVVALRDRLVEEYALDYHPHIHADAVIGWAWSVFNDYDFDANELGFRDRTVRALAATHYRVQHLGLADSIGIDFHKTGYVPYVSSLVLVRDGNDFARIARPRESMPYLFQSGEHHPGMYTLETTRSGTGVMAALANLLLLGREGLRVLLGHAVEMAEVLRERIEAHPDLVVLNGENVGPVTLFRAYPHGTDTFTIKDRERSEAGFAAPLRAHNDYNRRIFERVNEAALAGHGVAISLTDCYRKTDYGEPIVALKSYVLSPFSDDDRMRSIITHVLDAKQAVDAAGG; encoded by the coding sequence ATGCGTCCGCGTTGCCAGCAACTGCTCGACGACTTGCGCAAGGCCTTCCCGCCGCCGGTCTCCGATCCGGTTCACGATGCCTACGTTGTGTATTCGATCAGCCGCGCGCTTGACCAGGTCGACGCGTTGAAATCGCAAAGCCCGATCCTGGGCAGCCCGGTCGAGCCCGACTGGCAGCATGCCCGGGCGGAAACAATCGCCGCGCAGGGCCTGCCGATCGAGCTGGTGATTCCGCAACTGGTGCGCTATCTCGAGGGGATGTTCGTCTGGGGACATCCGCGCACGCAGGTGAACGTGGTGCCGCCGCCGTCGATCGCCAGCATCATCGGCGTGCTGCTGCCGGCCACGTTCAACCCCAACCTGGTGAGCGACGAAGGAAGCCGGCGCTTGTCCGAGGCCGAGGTGCGCGTCGCGGCGATGGCCGCCGACCTGGTGGGCTACGACGCCGCGACGTCGGCCGGCGTCTTCACGTTCGGCGGCACGGGCGCGTTGCTCTATGCGGTAAAGATCGGGCTCGAGAAGGCGCAGCCCGGTTCGATGCGCGCCGGCGTCGAGCACGGCGCGGTGCTCTTTGCCTCGGAGCAAAGCCACTATAGCGTGCTCAACGTGTCGTCCTGGCTGGGGATCGGCGCCGACCAGGTGGTGCGTATTCCGACCAATACTGACAACGCCCTGCGGCTCGATCTGCTCGAGGCCGCCCTGCGCGAATCGCTGGCCGCGGGCAAGTCGATCGCCGCGATCGTGGCCACGCTCGGCACCACCGACGCCTTCGGGCTCGACGATCTCGCCGGCGTCGTCGCCCTGCGCGATCGGCTGGTGGAAGAATATGCGCTCGACTACCACCCGCACATCCACGCCGATGCCGTGATCGGCTGGGCCTGGTCGGTCTTCAACGACTACGATTTCGACGCCAACGAGCTGGGCTTTCGCGATCGCACCGTCCGGGCGCTGGCCGCCACGCATTACCGCGTGCAGCACCTGGGACTCGCCGATTCGATCGGCATCGACTTTCACAAGACGGGCTATGTGCCCTATGTCTCGTCGCTCGTGCTGGTGCGCGACGGCAACGACTTCGCGCGGATCGCGCGGCCGCGCGAGTCGATGCCCTACCTGTTCCAGTCGGGCGAACATCATCCCGGCATGTATACGCTGGAAACGACACGTAGCGGCACCGGCGTGATGGCCGCGCTCGCTAACCTGCTCTTGCTCGGCCGCGAAGGATTGCGCGTGCTGCTGGGGCATGCGGTGGAAATGGCCGAGGTGCTACGCGAGCGGATCGAGGCCCATCCTGATCTCGTCGTGCTCAATGGCGAGAACGTCGGCCCGGTGACGTTGTTTCGCGCCTATCCGCACGGGACCGATACGTTCACCATCAAGGACCGCGAGCGGAGCGAAGCCGGCTTCGCCGCGCCGTTACGCGCCCATAACGACTACAACCGCCGTATCTTCGAGCGCGTGAACGAGGCGGCGCTGGCCGGACATGGCGTGGCCATCTCGCTGACCGACTGCTACCGCAAAACCGATTACGGCGAACCGATCGTGGCGCTCAAGAGCTACGTGCTGTCCCCCTTCTCAGACGACGACCGCATGCGTTCGATTATCACGCACGTGTTGGACGCGAAACAGGCCGTCGATGCGGCGGGTGGCTAA
- a CDS encoding amidohydrolase, which translates to MAAATRVIDAWAQPALSHMGARLPEVAPLMQRSGALWETGISPEDMLRQMDAAGIDVVLLSAWHRPGGFAISNDEVATIVRDYPGRFVGIASVDLERPMRAIAELDRAVNELGFKGLRLLPWLWNRPPSDALYYPLYVKCIELDIPFCTQVGHTGPRMPSEPGRPVPYLERVALDFPELRIVGGHIGYPWTDEMIGQVWKHDNVYIDTSAYLPRYYPPQLVQFMRTQGRHKVLFGTNFPMLGFERCMEQARELELPDKVAADFFGGNAARVFKLD; encoded by the coding sequence ATGGCCGCCGCGACGCGTGTCATCGATGCCTGGGCGCAACCCGCCTTGTCGCACATGGGCGCGCGCCTGCCCGAGGTGGCTCCCCTGATGCAGCGTTCCGGCGCCCTGTGGGAAACCGGCATCTCGCCCGAAGACATGCTGCGGCAGATGGACGCCGCGGGCATCGACGTCGTGTTGCTCTCGGCCTGGCACCGTCCGGGGGGCTTCGCCATCTCGAACGACGAGGTCGCAACGATCGTCCGCGACTATCCCGGCCGCTTCGTCGGCATCGCCTCGGTCGATCTCGAACGCCCTATGCGGGCCATCGCCGAACTCGATCGCGCCGTGAACGAGCTCGGCTTCAAGGGCTTGCGCCTGCTCCCCTGGCTGTGGAACCGTCCTCCCAGCGATGCGCTCTATTACCCCCTCTACGTGAAGTGCATCGAGCTCGATATCCCTTTCTGCACGCAGGTGGGTCACACGGGGCCGCGCATGCCCTCGGAGCCGGGCCGTCCGGTGCCCTATCTCGAACGGGTCGCCCTCGACTTTCCCGAGCTGCGCATCGTGGGGGGTCACATCGGTTACCCCTGGACCGACGAGATGATCGGCCAGGTGTGGAAGCACGACAACGTCTACATCGACACCTCGGCTTATCTGCCCCGCTATTATCCGCCGCAGCTCGTGCAGTTCATGCGGACACAGGGGCGGCATAAAGTACTCTTCGGCACGAACTTTCCCATGTTGGGCTTCGAGCGCTGCATGGAACAGGCCCGCGAGCTGGAGCTGCCCGACAAGGTGGCGGCCGATTTCTTCGGCGGCAACGCGGCGCGGGTCTTCAAGCTCGATTGA
- a CDS encoding DUF4198 domain-containing protein, whose translation MMWRMLFLLLFLTCAAPVLAHDTWVETNTNLVRTGDAVHVDLRLGNHGNDHRDFKLASKVDLASCTLEILAPNGTRYDLRERLADLGYAPKEGYWSGKFVAAEPGLYGVSHTVDKLVNHGTPARSIKSGKTFFAVSPSLDHVTTELTAFDRPMGHAFELVPLANPVLPMGPGLPIKVQLLWKGQPLANARVSFIPRGETLHEGFDDRYERMTDADGRASFDPTTGNQYLVVAHHRADEEKGEGYEQTTYSATLTVFVPELCPCCLE comes from the coding sequence ATGATGTGGCGCATGCTTTTTCTGCTGTTGTTTCTGACGTGCGCGGCGCCGGTACTCGCGCACGATACCTGGGTCGAAACGAATACGAACCTGGTCCGCACGGGGGACGCCGTGCATGTGGATCTCCGCCTGGGGAATCACGGCAACGACCACCGCGATTTCAAGCTGGCGAGCAAAGTCGATCTCGCGTCGTGTACGCTCGAGATCCTCGCCCCCAACGGCACGCGCTACGATCTGCGCGAGCGACTGGCCGACTTGGGCTACGCGCCGAAGGAAGGCTATTGGTCGGGTAAGTTCGTAGCCGCCGAGCCGGGACTCTACGGCGTCAGCCACACGGTCGACAAGCTTGTCAACCACGGCACGCCGGCGCGCTCGATCAAGAGCGGCAAGACCTTCTTCGCCGTCAGCCCCTCGCTCGATCACGTCACCACCGAGCTCACCGCGTTCGATCGACCGATGGGGCACGCCTTCGAGCTGGTGCCCCTGGCGAACCCCGTCCTGCCGATGGGACCCGGCCTGCCGATCAAGGTGCAATTGCTCTGGAAGGGGCAACCCCTGGCGAATGCCCGCGTGTCATTCATCCCGCGAGGCGAAACGCTGCACGAAGGTTTCGACGATCGCTATGAGCGCATGACCGATGCCGATGGTCGCGCCTCGTTCGACCCCACGACGGGCAATCAATATCTCGTCGTCGCGCACCATCGGGCGGACGAGGAGAAGGGGGAGGGTTACGAGCAGACCACCTACTCGGCGACGCTCACGGTGTTCGTGCCCGAGCTCTGCCCCTGCTGTCTCGAATAG
- the eno gene encoding phosphopyruvate hydratase: MNSTIVDIHARQILDSRGNPTVEVDVKLADGSFGRAAVPSGASTGGHEAWELRDGNDREFLGKGVSKAVENVNEEIAPELIGLDALDQVGLDRQMIDLDGTANKKKLGANAILGVSLAAAHAAADYCGLPLYRYLGGPTARLLPAPMMNIVNGGSHADNKVDVQEFMVFPLGFEQFSDALRCGVEIFHNLKKVLHGKGLSTSVGDEGGFAPDLKSNAEALDLIVTAIEKAGYQPGKQVFLALDVAATEFYDAKTKLYKFDDRDIEAGAMVDLLAGWVAKYPILSIEDGCSEDDWDGWKALTERLGDKVQLVGDDLFVTNTKRLQEGIDRHIANSILIKVNQIGSLTETIDAIELAARNGYTSIASHRSGETEDATIADLAVALRTGQIKTGSLSRTDRTAKYNQLLRIEEDLGDTAIYGGPLLAKRRG; the protein is encoded by the coding sequence ATGAACTCGACCATTGTGGATATTCATGCCCGACAGATCCTCGACAGCCGCGGCAACCCCACGGTCGAGGTCGACGTCAAGCTGGCCGACGGTTCGTTTGGCCGCGCGGCCGTTCCCAGCGGCGCCAGCACCGGCGGCCACGAGGCCTGGGAGCTGCGCGACGGCAACGATCGCGAGTTCCTCGGCAAGGGGGTCTCGAAAGCGGTCGAGAACGTGAACGAAGAGATCGCCCCGGAGTTGATCGGCCTCGACGCCTTGGATCAGGTGGGCCTCGATCGCCAGATGATCGATCTCGACGGCACCGCGAACAAGAAGAAGCTGGGTGCGAACGCCATCCTCGGCGTGTCGCTGGCCGCGGCCCACGCGGCGGCGGATTACTGCGGACTGCCGTTGTACCGCTACCTGGGTGGCCCGACCGCGCGACTGTTGCCCGCCCCCATGATGAACATCGTCAATGGTGGCAGCCACGCCGACAACAAGGTCGACGTGCAGGAGTTCATGGTCTTTCCGCTGGGCTTCGAACAGTTCAGCGACGCGTTGCGCTGCGGCGTGGAGATCTTTCACAACCTGAAGAAGGTGCTGCACGGGAAGGGGCTTTCCACCTCGGTCGGTGATGAAGGGGGTTTCGCCCCCGACTTGAAGAGCAATGCCGAGGCGCTGGATCTGATCGTCACCGCGATCGAGAAGGCCGGCTACCAGCCCGGCAAGCAGGTCTTTCTAGCCCTGGACGTCGCCGCCACCGAGTTCTACGACGCCAAGACCAAGCTCTACAAGTTCGACGATCGCGATATCGAGGCCGGCGCTATGGTCGATTTGCTGGCGGGCTGGGTCGCGAAGTATCCGATCCTCTCGATCGAAGACGGCTGCAGCGAAGATGACTGGGATGGCTGGAAGGCCCTCACCGAGCGCCTGGGGGACAAGGTGCAGTTGGTCGGCGACGACCTCTTCGTGACCAACACCAAGCGCCTGCAGGAAGGCATCGACCGCCACATCGCCAACAGCATTCTCATCAAGGTGAACCAGATCGGCTCGCTCACCGAGACGATCGACGCCATCGAGCTGGCGGCCCGCAACGGTTATACGAGCATTGCCAGCCATCGCAGCGGCGAGACCGAAGACGCCACGATCGCCGACTTGGCCGTGGCCCTGCGGACCGGCCAGATCAAGACCGGCTCGCTCAGCCGCACCGATCGCACCGCCAAGTACAATCAACTGCTGCGCATCGAAGAAGACTTGGGCGATACGGCCATCTACGGTGGACCCCTGCTCGCCAAGCGCCGCGGGTAG
- a CDS encoding SMC-Scp complex subunit ScpB — protein sequence MSAESKLDLAAFRESAADEGLSLEKLSDSFASMISRGHDPYRGDAAETNAPESSSPALGPLRVIAGEPESPHEAHEDPNDPCPLSPRSILEAMLFVGDPTGEPLTSAQVAGMMRGIRAAEIDELVRELNEQYATLGCPYTIASIGAGYRLVLRDEFHRVRDKLYGRTRQARLSPAAIEVLAIVAYNEPLSADDINHLRGKPSGHLLAQLVRRQLLRVERGDEKPRRPKYSTTERFLEFFGLASLDELPRSEEIERR from the coding sequence GTGTCAGCGGAGTCAAAGCTCGATTTGGCGGCGTTCCGCGAATCGGCCGCCGACGAAGGCCTCTCGCTCGAAAAGCTCTCCGACTCGTTCGCGTCGATGATCTCGCGCGGGCACGATCCCTATCGCGGAGATGCGGCCGAGACGAACGCACCGGAATCCTCCTCGCCGGCACTGGGGCCGCTGCGCGTCATCGCCGGCGAGCCCGAATCGCCTCACGAGGCGCACGAAGATCCGAACGACCCCTGCCCGCTGTCGCCGCGCAGCATTCTCGAGGCGATGCTCTTCGTGGGAGATCCGACGGGCGAACCCCTGACGAGCGCGCAGGTGGCCGGCATGATGCGCGGCATCCGGGCGGCCGAGATCGACGAGCTCGTGCGCGAACTGAACGAGCAGTACGCGACGCTCGGCTGTCCCTATACGATCGCCAGCATCGGCGCCGGTTATCGCCTCGTGCTGCGCGATGAGTTCCATCGCGTGCGCGACAAGCTGTATGGCCGGACGCGCCAGGCGCGGCTTTCGCCCGCGGCGATCGAAGTGTTGGCGATCGTCGCTTACAACGAGCCTCTCTCGGCCGACGACATCAACCATCTGCGCGGCAAGCCGAGCGGCCATCTGCTGGCGCAACTCGTCCGGCGGCAACTCTTGCGCGTCGAGCGCGGCGACGAGAAGCCGCGCCGCCCCAAGTACTCCACGACCGAGCGGTTTCTCGAGTTCTTCGGGCTCGCCAGCCTCGACGAGCTGCCGCGCAGCGAGGAAATCGAGCGTCGCTAG